The sequence GTAAGAAGCTTTGTTTGGGACTTATATGTGATGTGTTGCCAAAATTGATTCCTTTGGGAGATTTGTTTTGGTTGTTGAGATTTTGAATTTAAGATGCAGTGCTCCTGGATATAAAAGTGGTGAAGCTggttctctccctcttttatcattttcttcatttttggtgttcagtgtcaattttctttcttaaaagtTGTTTAATCCTTTACATGCTTGTCAGGTTGTTAGAATTGTTTTTGATTTGAgggtattaaaattattattcttctaTCATGGTGGTATAGTAGGAGTTAATTCTCCGGAAATACACTATTTAATATTGAGTTACAATTAGTCCTAAAGTAAAACGATTAAACCTAATGTTGAGTATCACATGCTTTGGTGTTTAATGTTATGCTTTATGCTTTATCAATGTTTGTCCTGTATTAATGTGGTTTGTGGAAGGTGCTTTGAAGATTATATTTTCAGTGCTTGTGTGTGTGTTATAGTCATAGAGACTCAATATTGTCAATTGTGAATTTGGTTATCGCAGGATATCAGTCAACCTAAAACAGAATATGACTTACCTGCTGGTGTATTGTCTGTCTCTCTTCTGAGACATCAGGTATTAAGGCTTGTCTATTAAATTGCTTTTATCATTTCTGTTCTGGGCCATTTATTTGTTATCACTTTGTATTTCAGAAAATTGCATTGGCTTGGATGCTTCAGAAGGAAACCAAGAGTTTGCATTGCTTGGGGGGGATTTTGGCTGATGATCAGGTCAATAtttgatgataaattttttaatcaatggcTCTTTACATTTAATTCTGAGTTTTGTTACCTGAACATCAAAACCTTGTTCAAGCAGGGCCTTGGAAAGACAATTTCAATGATTTCCCTCATCCTGGCACAGAGGACATTACAGTCAAAATCGAAAATAGATGATACATGCAGTCATAAAACTGAAGCTTTGAATTTGGACGATGATGATGACAATGGTAGTGTTGATGtggaaaagcataaaaatagcGAAGAATCTGATGATATAAAACCTAGTAGAGAACCAAGCAGTTCAACACAGGCACCTGGTAGAAAAAGGCCAGCTGCTGGTACACTAGTTGTCTGCCCTGCTAGTGTTCTTCGACAGTGGGCCAGGGAACTCGATGAAAAAGTTGGAGATGAAAAgctttctgttttggtttatcATGGGGGCAGTAGGACAAAGGATCCTGTTGAGCTCGCAAAATTTGATGTGGTTCTAACAACATACTCTATTGTGACTAATGAAGTTCCCAAACAACCATTAGTTGAGGAGGATGATATTGATGAAAAAATGGGGGAAAGATTTGGGTTATCCTCTGAGTTTTCTGTTagtaaaaagaggaaaaagccaTTTAATGGAAATAAGAAGAGTAAAAAAGGTGGAAAGGGAATTGACAGTTCTTCTATTGAATGTGGTTCTGGTCCTCTTGCCAAAGTTGGTTGGTTTAGGGTTATTCTTGATGAGGCTCAAACGATAAAGAATCATAGAACTCAGGTGGCTAGAGCTTGCTGCAGCCTTAGAGCCAAAAGAAGGTGGTGCTTATCTGGAACTCCTATTCAAAATACTATTGATGATTTGTATAGCTACTTTAGGTTCCTAAAGTATGATCCTTATGCTGTATACAAATCATTCTACAATACAATAAAAGTTCCAATATCCAAAAATACTATTCAAGGTTACAAGAAACTTCAAGCAGTTTTAAGGGCCATAATGCTACGTCGTACAAAAGGTGAATTTCTTATATTCCGATTGCTCATGTCCTGACTGATAGATTGTGTTTTACCTTTTTGCTGGCATGGTATGGGTTTTCAGAGTCCTTGCGATATTCTCACTGATCTCCTCTTAAGTATAGTCATCATTCagataatttttcttcaatgtttttctttatttcatcaTGTTTGACATTTGATACTAGTGTACTACCATTCCAGTATCAGCAGAAATTCATTCTTGTATAGGACGTCTTCTGATAAGTACGTCATGATCTACCTGGAATAATGTAAAGTATACTGTTTTCTCAAAGAATCAGATAAAACTGTCATTCATGAACCTGTAAAGAGTTCTAAGAGGGTTGCAAAGTCTCTTTccataattttgataaatttggcTATGGCTTCTGGGGCAATATTGACACCATATTTGTATTTGGTGTcagttttcttttgttgttattttctcCCTCCCTGAAAATTTTCCATGAGAGAATGCTAGacatatgtttatatttttatataccagtaaaaatagaaaaaaaatactttagtaATTGCATACGTACAGGGGATACCCCTATAGGCCTAAGCAGGAAGAGCCTTGACTTTCAAATGAGAATTTGACGTCTCACACCCATTTGATATGGGGACTACTCATTCCTTCGATTTGGATTTCAGCGTCAAATATGGGATGAGTATTGGTCTCTTctattttataatatcaatttCTTGCATTTGTCTAGGAACTTTGCTTGATGGGAAGCCAATAATCAATTTGCCTCCCAAGACAATTGAGCTCAGTAAGGTGGATTTCTCGATTGAGGAGCGGGCATTCTACACCAAACTGGAATCAGATTCGCGTTCTCAATTTAAGGTTTACTtccttcaaatttatttttattaacctggacaatttgtaattatatttttttgtttctcttaaaCAGAGCATCCAAGAATGTCCTTTTGTTAATGAGATTTTAAACCTAGTGATTAGAAACACTTTCTGATAGTGGTAAAAGTAATTGTATATCTGTAGGCAGAATGGATAGGCACTAATATTGGCAGCCTCTAGGATATATTCAACAATTTGACCTGTAGAACAGAATTTCTTCttgttaaaataagagaaaacagAGGGAAATTGGGTGAAAACTGTGTATCAGAGTACATGATGGATGCTCGTTTATATAGACTGATAGTAATAATTACACATAATTAGAGGAGATCAAGTTTACCCTAAATCAGATCCTATCaaatcaatttataataaatgatatatttattcCTGATTCTCAACACTACACCTCAAGCTGAAGCTTACTAAGCTCTCAGCTTGTTacaggaaaataattttttcccaacaaaaacataaacattGAGCTCCactaaaaacaatattttgaaGACAACTTAGGGATCTTGGTGAAGTTGGGGAATATTGCTAGAAAGATAACATTGTCAGATAGCTGGATTACCCATCAGCCTAAGAAAATTCATGGCGAGCAAAGCAAGTTCCGACTctcttaaaacaaatatttggaAGCTTCAAACCAATATTAGTGAAGacccaaaattatttaaaacttgaaaaagaaaatcgtGCAACTGCAAAACACGTGCAAGTGAAACAATGGCACTAGGGTTTTGAAGTCATCAAGGGAAAGAAATCGTATGTGAGCAAGCAACAATTGCAAAAGAAACACATAGCAAAACCTAGGCTAAAGAGCTGGGCATGCAAAACAACTCCGATGGAGGTGAAATTGCAAGGTTAGGGTCATCCAAGGTGACTGACCTTGTCGTCAGAAGTGCGGGCAGAACGAAGCTCTAACGTGTCGTCACGTGCCAGAAACAAAATTTGTTTGGCTGGAAAACAAAGTTACAAAAGGGGCACCTCCAAAAATAAGTTGGATCGGGTCCAAAATCCAGGGTTATGGTTGCACGGGAGAGGTGACCACCATGTGCAAAGCACGACTTGAACGGATGTCGGACGTGCCACCATGCCCTGGTCAAGGGAGTTGTTTGGCTTTATGGAGAAGTGGCTTGTGGGAGTGTGTGAAGCCTCTGATAGTGACGCGCCAACCAGATTTGTGTAGATCGGCAAAAGGCAAACCGAACGGGGTAGGTGGCGGTTGGAAGGTTGCCAAAAAAGTTGCTGGATAAGTCTCCAGCAGTGGTCAGAGAAGTCGGCAAAAAAGGGGAAAAGGTAACTGGAATACGCAAACAGGTCGCTAGAAGTGTGGCAAGGGAAGGGTCCACTGGGGACAGTGGATCCCCAGCAAAACATGATTTTCGTGATTCCTTTGTCAGGCTCTAGATACcatgttaaaataagaaaaaacagAGGGAAATTGAGTGAAAGCTGTGTATTAGAGTACACCACCGATGCTTGTTTATACAGATTGATAGTAATAATTACACATAATTAGAGGAGATTACGTTTTCCCTTAATTAGATCCTATCAAATCAATTTacaataaatgaagtttttATTCCTGATTCTCAATACTTGTATTAATTTTGTTGAGATGATGGGGTTTTGGTTGGGAATGAGGACAAAAGAGCAAGAATGCTCTCTTATCTATAACTAAATTAAATCTGTTCAAGCACACAGGTGCCCCCACCCAAAACCAAGAGTAATTCTACTCTCTACTGTGATTAGAACTGTTTTTATTTAGtggatattttttacttttaaattaagcACAAATGTCAATCTAGTATAATTAATACTATATCAGTGCAGTGTGTTTGAAATACATATAAGTTAACACTTATTtataataagaataagaattagATCAAGCACtagcataaaataatattaccaTCTAACCCAAAGGGTTGGCGTAATGGTGTATGGGCTTGTTGCGTTCACATGTTAAGAACGATCTATTTAGCGAGATAATCCGTGTGCAAAATTTTCTTGGACCAACAACAACCATGCACCACGAGCGGGATTAGTCTTTGACCTAGTGGGTTGGGGGACACTTGTGGTCTTTGACccaggattaaaaaaaaaactaatattatcTGTTAGTAACCCTGATTAATAAaggaaataaatttgaaaaatacaacaaattgaTAGATGAAATTGATAATTGATAGATATTCTAAAATCTTCTAAAATACAATTATGATATTCTGAGATATTTGGTATAtacaacaaattaacacaatgaATAAAATCTGTCTCACATTCTATTTACAAACCTCACACATAACtcccaaacaaaaacattacaTAATCATCTTACGGTTACTAAACAGTAAACACACATACCTCCCATACTGTCCTATCATATGGTTTAGAGCATTGAGGCATGAGGACACGATATTTCTgattgtaaaattttaaattaatatagctGCTGTTCCGAGTCCTTACtccttaatttaataaataatagtgCATATGCTATCAATTTCATAATCATTGCACATctgtttttggtgattttttaaaatcatgcaTGATTACTAAATTGTTTCTTACTTTCATAAACATACAAAAGCTTCAATTTTGTACATATGAAAAGCATGATAAGTGCATTTCTTTCAGATCCCACCTAGTTGCATAGGTGAATCAGTCATTGGTTGTCAATAAACATACTTGATATTTAAGAAGTGCTGGGGGTGGAGATTTTTAATTTCCTGTATCTCATTCTTTGTATCTAATTTATTAATGCCTAGCATACACTTCTGCAAATTCTAGAATATTTTTGTTCAGCTGATCTTGTTTTTCTGAAGTATTGTAGATCTGATATTAAAAGGTTGTACTTTGCAGGCATATGCTGCTGCTGGGACAGTGAGCCAAAACTATGCTAATATTCTTTTAATGCTTTTACGTCTCCGACAGGCTTGTGACCACCCGCTTCTTGTTAAAGATTTTGATTCTGATCCTGTTGGGAAGGATTCTGTCGAAATGGCAAAAAATCTTCCTAGGGAAATGCTGATTAATCTTTTTAATTGTTTGGAATCAACCTTTGCTATATGTCTTGTTTGCAACGTGAGTTAAATTCAGATgtgatgtttttattatttgttttctttgttgtaAATACAACCACTATGAATGTGATGGTACTCAAGATCCTTTTGATTATATCTAAGTTATGCTGTTTTGTTCCAATGGATATGCTTACAGTGGCCATATTTTAGGAGTGTGGTATATTTACACTCCCCATGAATGTTTACTACATTGGGTGAAGTCGAACACTTATCATCTTGGTTGCAAGAAAAGGGTGTGGTGATTATGATAGAAATGAGTTTTAAACCATAAGGGgttcaagtttttatttttgcaaaaataGACATGTTTATTATCCCAGAATAATAGGAAATATTTTTAGGGGGATGCTCTTCAATGGGAAAGTTTTTAGTAGTGCAGGTAAATATCCAAAACCATCAATTGCACCTGAATGCATTTCACACTtaacttctctttttatttaatctaaaGTTCAATATTGTTATCCTgctcttaaatatttattttttcaaggacatgtttttattttttgttgtgaagagaaaaaatttattgggATGAATAGAAAGTATTACAAGGACATGATCATCCTCTTTACTGATACCATGTTTTATTGATTGATAACCAAATCTATGtgacttttattataattgctTAGTTGGAATTTTAGATTTTGATTTCTCTGTTAACCCGTTATAGATGGGTTGTAAACAGTACCAATACGTTGTTAATAATTGCTCTGGTTGATATGTTTTGTGGTTTCAACAGGATCCTCCTGAAGAGCCTGTTATTACGATGTGTGGTCATGTCTTCTGTTATCAATGTGTATCAGAATATTTGACTGGTGATGATAATACGTGCCCGTCAGTTAATTGTAAAGAACTAATTGGCGACGATCTTGTTTTCTCCAAAGCTACTTTGAGGAGTTGCATCTCTGATGATGGTGGCAGTGTTAGTTTTGCAAATTCACATCTTTGTGATTATTCACTAGTGCAGCAGCGTGACTACACTTCATCTAAAATCAAAGCTGTTCTTGAGGTTCTGCAGTCAAATTGTAAATTGAAGATTTCTAGTTCTGACTTACCGAACTCCTCTGGAGGTTGTAGAGATTCACCTTCTTTGGATAATTTACATGTTGAAGACTGCGATTCAGATGTTAGGGTTACAAAACACACAAGAAGGTATTCAGAGTCCACAACTGAAGGACCAATAAAGGCTATAGTTTTTTCCCAGTGGACTAGCATGCTGGACTTAGTTGAGACATCGTTGAAACAATTTGGTATACAGTACCGGAGACTTGATGGTAGAATGACTCTGGGTGCGAGGGACAAAGCTGTTAAGGATTTCAATACTGAACCTGAGGTTTGGCCTTTCCCAACATTGTTAAAGCTGTAACTTTTTTATGCAAATCTATTAATGACACCAAGTAATATGTGAACCTATTGCTTAGTAGATGAAGTAGTATGAAATTTAATCCTCTTAATGGTTATATCAATAATGCTTGTTGCATATTTAATCAGTATGTTTTCCAACTCCTTGAACTTGAATTATCTACTGTGTTCTAGTGTCTTAACCTTGGTAGACTTTGGTGTTCTAGTGTCTTAACCTTGGTAGACTTTGGTGTCTGACTAATTGAAATTTGTTTCAGATAACTGTTATGCTG comes from Glycine soja cultivar W05 chromosome 20, ASM419377v2, whole genome shotgun sequence and encodes:
- the LOC114403113 gene encoding helicase-like transcription factor CHR28 — translated: MDSQNGCIYISSSDDDLEEIEDPRRTLPQWATNTEKSSYNGGWSRRDSSSRGANSSNPSSSNVYNHSQVKPQTLPVSSTNTLNHRIARRDEPSYHALNGNTSQQQTVSSRISNIHGADYEKMSSQQAFKRTLPSSLQPSATRALPSSFASDSRLRNLKDNASSSQLHDAYKNRPHGVGPSTSSDRGYIRENFGRGYDEDRFLYQNGGNRILPSPLMLGKVISPQFATSSESAYRSGAGDERAAESDERLIYEAALQDISQPKTEYDLPAGVLSVSLLRHQKIALAWMLQKETKSLHCLGGILADDQGLGKTISMISLILAQRTLQSKSKIDDTCSHKTEALNLDDDDDNGSVDVEKHKNSEESDDIKPSREPSSSTQAPGRKRPAAGTLVVCPASVLRQWARELDEKVGDEKLSVLVYHGGSRTKDPVELAKFDVVLTTYSIVTNEVPKQPLVEEDDIDEKMGERFGLSSEFSVSKKRKKPFNGNKKSKKGGKGIDSSSIECGSGPLAKVGWFRVILDEAQTIKNHRTQVARACCSLRAKRRWCLSGTPIQNTIDDLYSYFRFLKYDPYAVYKSFYNTIKVPISKNTIQGYKKLQAVLRAIMLRRTKGTLLDGKPIINLPPKTIELSKVDFSIEERAFYTKLESDSRSQFKAYAAAGTVSQNYANILLMLLRLRQACDHPLLVKDFDSDPVGKDSVEMAKNLPREMLINLFNCLESTFAICLVCNDPPEEPVITMCGHVFCYQCVSEYLTGDDNTCPSVNCKELIGDDLVFSKATLRSCISDDGGSVSFANSHLCDYSLVQQRDYTSSKIKAVLEVLQSNCKLKISSSDLPNSSGGCRDSPSLDNLHVEDCDSDVRVTKHTRRYSESTTEGPIKAIVFSQWTSMLDLVETSLKQFGIQYRRLDGRMTLGARDKAVKDFNTEPEITVMLMSLKAGNLGLNMVAACHVILLDLWWNPTTEDQAIDRAHRIGQTRPVTVTRITIKDTVEDRILALQDDKRKMVASAFGEDHAGASGTRLTVDDLKYLFMV